A genomic region of Magnolia sinica isolate HGM2019 chromosome 6, MsV1, whole genome shotgun sequence contains the following coding sequences:
- the LOC131248045 gene encoding large ribosomal subunit protein bL19cy-like, whose protein sequence is MGSTILPQALISIPRTLPHSSKLGFPVLSSLPRFSSAISPCIIQPRKRSFVVKAELNSEEETAEEIAEEENSEETGSDPEIPDAEEEERPQRKPRVKLGDIMGILNKRAVEAAEKEHPVPDLRTGDIVEVKLEVPENRRRASIYKGIVISKQNAGIHTTIRIRRIIAGIGVEIVFPVYSPNIKEIKVVKHRKVRRARLYYLRDKLPRLSTFK, encoded by the exons ATGGGCTCCACAATTCTTCCTCAG GCTCTCATTTCAATCCCACGAACTCTTCCTCATTCTTCAAAACTAGGGTTTCCCGTTCTCTCCTCTCTCCC CCGATTCAGCTCGGCAATCTCGCCCTGCATCATCCAGCCGAGAAAGCGATCTTTTGTCGTGAAGGCGGAATTGAATTCCGAGGAAGAAACCGCTGAAGAAATTGCAGAAGAAGAAAATTCGGAGGAAACGGGTTCGGATCCTGAAATTCCCGACGCTGAAGAAGAGGAACGTCCTCAGAGGAAACCACGAGTCAAGCTTGGCGACATAATGGGG ATTTTAAACAAGCGGGCGGTTGAGGCAGCAGAGAAGGAACACCCTGTGCCAGATCTCAGGACTGGGGACATCGTAGAAGTTAAATTG GAAGTCCCAGAAAATAGGCGCCGGGCTTCCATCTATAAAGGCATAGTTATATCGAAACAAAATGCAGGTATTCATACTACGATTCGAATTCGGAGAATCATTGCTGGTATTGGCGTCGAGATCGTTTTCCCTGT ATACTCCCCTAACATCAAAGAGATAAAAGTTGTTAAACATAGGAAGGTTAGGAGGGCAAGGCTGTACTATCTGAGGGACAAGCTTCCAAGGCTGTCTACCTTCAAGTAA